The Ananas comosus cultivar F153 linkage group 2, ASM154086v1, whole genome shotgun sequence genome contains a region encoding:
- the LOC109725923 gene encoding uncharacterized protein LOC109725923: protein MELKCKLVYLPKNKYLTLEGTTHDTRIFLRALRTPELKFPLPPLGKYYLVDAGYPQIRGFLRPYKNQRYHLPDFRRGGQPLGLQEVFNRTHSSLRSVRPQIVLYMRYNRAKLLTRLKHFGWWQGPRG, encoded by the exons ATGGAACTCAAGTGCAAGCTCGTTTACCTCCCAAAAAACAAGTACCTTACATTGGAAG GTACCACACATGATACTAGGATTTTTTTGAGGGCACTAAGAACTCCAGAATTGAAGTTCCCTCTTCCTCCACTTG GAAAGTACTATCTTGTTGATGCGGGATATCCTCAAATTAGAGGATTCTTACGACCGTATAAGAATCAAAGATATCATCTTCCAGATTTTCGTCGAGGTGGGCAACCATTAGGTTTACAAGAGGTATTCAATCGTACGCACTCATCATTACGtagtgtgagaccccagatagtcctatatatgagatataatagggctaaactcttaacccggcttaagcattttgggtggtggcaaggcccaagaggttaa
- the LOC109727420 gene encoding auxin-responsive protein IAA20-like has product MKEKXGRGNDDKDDDSDHQKAFGKVLVGWPPIKRSGSGGGSARAAIFVKVKMEGVAIGRKVDLSLCNSYEALFRTLERMFPNRPNDGKTGKQTPNNRHHYVVTYEDGDGDWMLVGDVPWEAFIRSVKRLKIHN; this is encoded by the exons atgaaggagaagNAAGGCCGAGGAAACGATGATAAAGATGATGATAGTGATCATCAAAAGGCCTTCGGCAA AGTGTTGGTGGGGTGGCCGCCGATCAAAAGGAGCGGCAGCGGGGGCGGCAGCGCAAGGGCAGCGATTTTTGTGAAAGTTAAGATGGAAGGGGTGGCCATCGGGAGGAAGGTGGATCTCTCCCTTTGCAACTCCTATGAAGCACTCTTCCGCACGCTTGAACGCATGTTCCCCAACAGGCCGAATG ATGGTAAAACAGGTAAGCAAACGCCTAATAATCGTCATCACTACGTGGTCACTTATGAGGATGGAGATGGAGACTGGATGTTGGTGGGTGATGTGCCGTGGGA AGCTTTCATCCGGTCGGTTAAGCGTCTCAAGATACACAACTGA